A single window of Corvus hawaiiensis isolate bCorHaw1 chromosome 22, bCorHaw1.pri.cur, whole genome shotgun sequence DNA harbors:
- the TMEM88B gene encoding transmembrane protein 88B: MSGQDPEDFGAEILSERSRMIPGLPPYDMDDQLLPREPRSPWCCLAWSLVIGTMNSLVFLLNLLLMFVIFTIVLLPTIVVVYFGFQCHSQVLHSSARYCKSILDDNSSSALIILGFVIMSPLLVVAMAIYCSLARRLRLLMCFQPYSLAVYKGGRWCHPGEGAPCCARGCNTQLKAWV, translated from the exons ATGTCTGGCCAGGATCCTGAGGACTTTGGAGCAGAAATCCTCTCGGAAAGGTCTCGGATGATCCCTGGGCTCCCCCCGTATGACATGGATGaccagctccttcccagggaGCCGCGCAGCCCCTGGTGCTGCCTGGCGTGGAGCCTGGTGATAGGAACCATGAACTCCCTGGTCTTTCTCCTTAACTTGCTCCTGATGTTTGTTATTTTCACCATTGTGCTGCTTCCTACCATTGTGGTGGTTTACTTTGGCTTCCAGTGCCACTCCCAG GTGCTGCACTCCTCTGCCCGCTACTGCAAGAGCATCTTGGACGACAACAGCTCCTCTGCCCTCATCATCCTGGGCTTTGTCATCATGTCCCcgctgctggtggtggccatGGCCATCTACTGCAGCCTGGCACGGCGCCTGCGGCTGCTCATGTGCTTCCAGCCCTACAGCCTGGCTGTCTACAAGGGGGGCCGCTGGTGCCaccctggggagggggctccgtgctgtgccaggggctgcaACACCCAGCTCAAGGCCTGGGTGTGA
- the MRPL20 gene encoding 39S ribosomal protein L20, mitochondrial: MVVLSAARWVRSRLSDRFWRVQEVLKYARHFRGRKNRCYRLAVRSVRRAFVRSTKARREKKRSLRALWITRIGAASLEHGLKYPAFISNLVKSQVELNRKVLADLAIYEPKTFKSLAALAQRRRQEGFLAALGDGKEPEGIFSRIVHHHH, from the exons ATGGTGGTGCTGAGCGCGGCGCGCTGGGTGCGCAGCCGGCTCTCGGACCGCTTCTGGAGGGTGCAGGAGGTGCTCAAGTACGCGCGG cattttcgTGGCAGGAAGAACCGCTGCTACAGGCTGGCAGTGAGGAGCGTCCGCAGGGCTTTCGTGAGGTCCACCAAGGCCaggagggagaagaagagaTCCCTCAGAGCG CTCTGGATTACAAGGATTGGAGCAGCTTCCCTCGAACATGGTTTGAAGTACCCAGCCTTCATAAGCAACCTGGTCAAG TCCCAGGTGGAGCTGAACAGGAAAGTTCTGGCTGACTTGGCTATTTATGAGCCAAAGACATTCAAGTCCCTGGCTGCTTTAGCCCAGAGGAGGAGACAGGAAGGGTTCCTGGCTGCCCTGGGAGATGGAAAAGAACCAGAGGGGATATTTTCACGTATTGTGCACCACCACCATTGA